A stretch of the Drosophila sulfurigaster albostrigata strain 15112-1811.04 chromosome 2L, ASM2355843v2, whole genome shotgun sequence genome encodes the following:
- the LOC133850180 gene encoding myosin heavy chain, muscle isoform X21 has protein sequence MPKPAASQEDEDPTPYLFVSLEQRRIDQSKPYDSKKNCWVPDEKEGYLLGDIKATKGDIVSVGLPGGEVKDFKSEKVEKVNPPKFEKIEDMADMTVLNTPCVLHNLRQRYYAKLIYTYSGLFCVAINPYKRYPVYTNRCAKMYRGKRRNEVPPHIFAISDGAYVDMLTNHVNQSMLITGESGAGKTENTKKVIAYFATVGASTKKDESQKNKGSLEDQVVQTNPVLEAFGNAKTVRNDNSSRFGKFIRIHFGPTGKLAGADIETYLLEKARVISQQSLERSYHIFYQIMSGAVAGVKDYCLLSNNIYDYRIVSQGKTTIPSVNDAEEWVAVDQAFDILGFTKQEKEDVYRITAAVMHMGGMKFKQRGREEQAEQDGEEEGGRVSKLFGCDTAELYKNLLKPRIKVGNEFVTQGRNVQQVTNSIGALCKGVFDRLFKWLVKKCNETLDTKQKRQHFIGVLDIAGFEIFDYNGFEQLCINFTNEKLQQFFNHHMFVLEQEEYKKEGIEWAFIDFGMDLLACIDLIEKPMGILSILEEESMFPKATDQTFSEKLTNTHLGKSAPFQKPKPPKPGQQAAHFAIGHYAGVVAYNITGWLEKNKDPLNDTVVDQFKKSQNKLLIEIFADHPGQSGGGEQAKGGRGKKGGGFATVSSAYKEQLNSLMTTLRSTQPHFVRCIIPNEMKQPGVVDAHLVMHQLTCNGVLEGIRICRKGFPNRMIYPDFKMRYQILNPGGIVGVEDPKKCGSLILESTTLDPDMYRIGHTKVFFRAGVLGQMEEFRDERLGKIMSWMQAWARGYLARKGFKKLQEQRVALKVVQRNLRKYLQLRTWPWYKLWQKIKPLLNVSRIEDEIARLEEKAKKAEELHAAEVKVRKELEALNAKLLAEKTALLDSLSGEKGQLQDFQERNAKLQAQKNDLENQLRDIQERLTQEEDARNQLFQQKKKADQEISGLKKDIEDLELNIQKAEQDKATKDHQIRNLNDEIAHQDELINKLNKEKKMQGESNQKTGEELQAAEDKINHLNKVKAKLEQTLDELEDSLEREKKVRGDVEKSKRKVEGDLKLTQEAVADLERNKKELEQTIQRKDKELSSITAKLEDEQVVVGKHQRQIKELQARIEELEEEVEAERQARAKAEKQRADLARELEELGERLEEAGGATSAQIELNKKREAELSKLRRDLEEANIQHESTLANLRKKHNDAVAEMAEQVDQLNKLKAKAEKEKNEYYGQLNDLRAGVDHITNEKAAQEKIAKQLQHTLNEVQSKLDETNRTLNDFDASKKKLSIENSDLLRQLEEAESQVSQLSKIKISLTTQLEDTKRLADEESRERATLLGKFRNLEHDLDNLREQVEEEAEGKADLQRQLSKANAEAQVWRSKYESDGVARSEELEEAKRKLQARLAEAEETIESLNQKCIGLEKTKQRLSTEVEDLQLEVDRANAIANAAEKKQKAFDKIIGEWKLKVDDLAAELDASQKECRNYSTELFRLKGAYEEGQEQLEAVRRENKNLADEVKDLLDQIGEGGRNIHEIEKARKRLEAEKDELQAALEEAEAALEQEENKVLRAQLELSQVRQEIDRRIQEKEEEFENTRKNHQRALDSMQASLEAEAKGKAEALRMKKKLEADINELEIALDHANKANAEAQKNIKRYQQQLKDIQTALEEEQRARDDAREQLGISERRANALQNELEESRTLLEQADRGRRQAEQELADAHEQLNEVSAQNASISAAKRKLESELQTLHSDLDELLNEAKNSEEKAKKAMVDAARLADELRAEQDHAQTQEKLRKALEQQIKELQVRLDEAEANALKGGKKAIQKLEQRVRELENELDGEQRRHADAQKNLRKSERRIKELSFQSEEDRKNHERMQDLVDKLQQKIKTYKRQIEEAEEIAALNLAKFRKAQQELEEAEERADLAEQAISKFRAKGRAGSVGRGASPAPRATSVRPQFDGLAFPPRFDLAPENEF, from the exons ATGCCGAAGCCAGCCGCTAGCCAGGAGGATGAGGATCCCACCCCATACCTGTTCGTGTCTTTGGAACAAAGACGTATCGATCAATCGAAACCCTATGATTCGAAGAAGAACTGTTGGGTGCCCGACGAGAAGGAGGGTTATCTCCTTGGTGACATCAAGGCTACCAAGGGTGATATCGTCTCCGTCGGTCTGCCTGGTGGAGAG GTAAAAGATTTCAAATCCGAGAAGGTGGAGAAAGTGAATCcaccaaaattcgaaaaaattGAAGATATGGCCGACATGACCGTGCTGAACACACCTTGCGTGCTGCACAATTTGCGCCAACGTTATTATGCTAAGCTCATCTAT ACCTACTCCGGTCTTTTCTGCGTTGCCATCAATCCTTACAAGCGCTACCCCGTCTATACCAACCGTTGCGCTAAGATGTACCGTGGCAAGCGCCGTAATGAGGTGCCACCCCATATTTTCGCCATCTCTGACGGTGCCTACGTCGACATGTTGACCAACCACGTGAATCAATCCATGTTGATTACCGGTGAGTCTGGTGCTGGTAAGACTGAGAACACGAAGAAGGTCATTGCGTACTTCGCCACTGTCGGCGCTTCGACCAAGAAGGATGAGTCCCAGAAGAACAAGGGCTCCCTTGAGGATCAGGTTGTGCAAACTAACCCTGTGCTTGAGGCCTTCGGTAACGCCAAGACCGTGCGTAACGATAACTCCTCTCGTTTC GGTAAATTCATCCGTATTCACTTCGGCCCCACTGGTAAACTGGCTGGTGCTGATATTGAGACCT ATCTGTTGGAGAAGGCTCGTGTCATCTCTCAGCAATCTCTGGAGCGCTCCTACCACATCTTCTACCAGATCATGTCTGGTGCCGTCGCTGGTGTTAAAG aCTATTGTCTGCTATCGAACAACATTTACGATTATCGCATTGTATCACAAGGCAAAACGACCATACCAAGTGTTAATGATGCCGAAGAATGGGTCGCCGTGGAT CAAGCCTTCGACATCTTGGGCTTCACCAAGCAGGAGAAGGAGGATGTGTACCGCATCACCGCCGCTGTCATGCACATGGGTGGCATGAAGTTCAAGCAACGTGGTCGCGAGGAGCAGGCTGAGCAGGACGGTGAAGAGGAGGGTGGCCGTGTGTCTAAGCTGTTCGGCTGCGACACCGCTGAGCTGTACAAGAACTTGCTCAAGCCCCGCATCAAGGTCGGTAACGAGTTCGTCACCCAGGGCCGTAACGTCCAGCAGGTCACCAACTCCATCGGTGCTCTGTGCAAGGGTGTCTTCGATCGTCTCTTCAAATGGCTGGTCAAGAAGTGTAACGAGACTCTGGATACCAAGCAGAAGCGTCAGCATTTCATTGGTGTGCTGGATATTGCTGGTTTTGAAATCTTCGAC TACAACGGTTTCGAGCAACTGTGTATTAACTTCACCAACGAGAAGTTGCAACAATTCTTCAACCATCACATGTTCGTTTTGGAGCAAGAAGAATACAAGAAGGAAGGTATTGAGTGGGCCTTCATCGATTTCGGTATGGACTTGTTGGCCTGTATTGATTTGATTGAAAAG CCTATGGGTATCTTGTCCATCCTGGAAGAAGAGTCTATGTTCCCCAAGGCCACCGATCAGACCTTCTCGGAGAAGTTGACCAACACCCATTTGGGCAAGTCAGCTCCATTCCAGAAGCCCAAGCCACCAAAGCCCGGCCAGCAGGCTGCTCACTTTGCCATTGGCCATTATGCTGGTGTTGTCGCCTATAACATCACCGGTTGGTTGGAGAAGAACAAGGATCCTCTGAACGACACTGTTGTCGACCAGTTCAAGAAGTCGCAGAACAAGCTGCTCATCGAAATCTTCGCTGATCATCCTGGTCAGTCCGGTGGCGGTGAACAGGCTAAGGGCGGTCGTGGCAAGAAGGGTGGTGGCTTCGCTACCGTCTCGTCGGCCTACAAGGAGCAGTTGAACAGCTTGATGACCACTCTGCGTTCGACACAGCCTCACTTCGTCCGTTGCATCATTCCCAACGAGATGAAACAACCTGGCGTGGTTGATGCCCACTTGGTCATGCACCAGCTGACTTGTAACGGTGTGCTTGAAGGTATCCGTATTTGCCGTAAAGGTTTCCCCAACAGAATGATCTACCCCGATTTCAAGATGCG CTATCAAATTCTGAACCCAGGTGGTATTGTTGGCGTTGAGGATCCCAAGAAGTGTGGCTCACTCATATTGGAATCCACCACATTGGATCCCGATATGTATCGTATAGGACACACTAAG GTGTTCTTCCGTGCCGGTGTCCTGGGTCAGATGGAAGAGTTCCGTGATGAGCGTTTGGGCAAGATCATGTCCTGGATGCAAGCCTGGGCTCGTGGTTACCTGGCCCGTAAGGGCTTCAAGAAGCTGCAGGAGCAGCGTGTCGCCCTCAAGGTCGTCCAGCGCAATCTGCGCAAATACCTGCAGCTGCGTACCTGGCCCTGGTACAAACTGTGGCAGAAGATCAAGCCTCTGCTCAACGTCAGCCGTATTGAGGATGAGATTGCC CGTCTGGAAGAGAAGGCCAAGAAGGCTGAGGAACTGCATGCCGCTGAAGTGAAAGTGCGCAAGGAATTGGAGGCTCTGAACGCCAAGCTGTTGGCTGAGAAGACCGCTCTGTTGGACTCTCTGTCCGGCGAGAAGGGTCAGCTGCAGGACTTCCAGGAACGCAACGCTAAGTTGCAGGCCCAGAAGAACGACCTCGAGAACCAGCTGCGC GACATCCAAGAGCGCCTGACTCAGGAGGAAGATGCCCGCAACCAGCTGTtccagcagaagaagaaggccGACCAGGAGATCTCTGGCCTGAAGAAGGACATCGAGGATCTGGAGCTGAACATCCAGAAGGCCGAGCAAGATAAGGCCACCAAGGATCACCAGATCCGCAACTTGAACGACGAGATCGCCCACCAGGATGAGCTCATCAACAAGTTGAACAAGGAGAAGAAGATGCAGGGCGAGAGCAACCAGAAGACTGGTGAGGAACTGCAGGCCGCCGAGGACAAGATCAACCACTTGAACAAGGTTAAGGCTAAGCTCGAGCAGACCCTCGACGAACTCGAGGATTCTCTGGAGCGTGAGAAGAAGGTGCGCGGTGATGTTGAGAAGTCCAAGCGCAAGGTTGAGGGTGACCTCAAGCTGACCCAGGAGGCTGTTGCCGATCTGGAGCGCAACAAGAAGGAGTTGGAGCAGACCATCCAGCGCAAGGACAAGGAACTGTCCTCCATCACCGCCAAGCTCGAAGACGAGCAGGTCGTTGTTGGCAAGCACCAGCGCCAGATCAAGGAACTGCAGGCCCGCATCGAGGAGCTCGAGGAGGAGGTCGAGGCCGAGCGTCAAGCCCGCGCCAAGGCCGAGAAGCAGCGCGCCGATTTGGCTCGTGAGCTCGAGGAATTGGGTGAGCGTCTGGAAGAGGCTGGCGGTGCCACCTCTGCCCAGATTGAGCTCAACAAGAAGCGTGAGGCTGAGCTGAGCAAGCTGCGTCGCGATCTTGAGGAGGCCAACATCCAGCACGAATCTACCCTGGCTAACCTGCGCAAGAAGCACAACGATGCCGTCGCCGAGATGGCTGAGCAGGTTGATCAGCTCAACAAGCTGAAGGCCAA GGCTGAGAAGGAGAAGAACGAGTACTACGGCCAGCTGAACGATCTGCGCGCCGGCGTTGACCACATTACCAACGAGAAg GCCGCCCAGGAGAAGATCgccaagcagctgcagcacacCCTCAACGAGGTCCAATCGAAATTGGATGAGACCAACAGGACTCTGAACGATTTCGATGCCAGCAAGAAGAAGCTGTCCATTGAGAACTCCGACCTGCTCCGCCAATTGGAGGAAGCCGAGTCCCAGGTGTCTCAGCTGTCCAAGATCAAGATCTCCTTGACCACTCAGCTGGAGGATACCAAGCGTCTGGCCGACGAAGAGTCGCGCGAGCGTGCCACCCTTTTGGGCAAGTTCCGCAACTTGGAGCACGACCTCGACAACTTGCGCGAGCAGGTTGAGGAGGAGGCTGAGGGCAAGGCTGATTTGCAGCGTCAACTCAGCAAGGCCAACGCCGAGGCTCAGGTCTGGCGCAGCAAGTACGAATCCGATGGTGTTGCCCGCTCTGAGGAGTTGGAGGAAGCCAAGAGGAAGCTGCAGGCCCGCCTTGCTGAGGCTGAGGAGACCATTGAGTCGCTCAACCAGAAGTGCATTGGCCTGGAGAAGACCAAGCAGCGTCTGTCCACCGAAGTCGAGGACTTGCAGCTGGAGGTCGACCGTGCCAACGCCATTGCCAACGCCGCCGAGAAGAAGCAGAAGGCATTCGACAAGATCATTGGCGAATGGAAGCTCAAGGTCGACGATTTGGCTGCTGAGCTCGATGCCTCCCAGAAGGAGTGCCGCAACTACTCCACCGAGTTGTTCCGTCTTAAGGGCGCCTACGAGGAAGGCCAGGAGCAGCTGGAGGCTGTCCGTCGTGAGAACAAGAACTTGGCTGATGAAGTCAAGGATCTGCTCGACCAGATCGGTGAGGGTGGCCGCAACATCCATGAGATCGAGAAGGCCCGCAAGCGCCTGGAAGCCGAAAAGGACGAGCTCCAGGCTGCTCTTGAGGAAGCTGAGGCTGCTCTTGAACAGGAGGAGAACAAGGTGCTCCGCGCCCAGCTGGAGCTGTCCCAGGTGCGCCAGGAAATCGACCGCCGCATCCAGGAGAAGGAAGAGGAATTCGAGAACACCCGCAAGAACCACCAGCGCGCTCTCGACTCCATGCAAGCCTCCCTTGAGGCTGAGGCCAAGGGTAAGGCTGAGGCCCTCCGCATGAAGAAGAAGTTGGAAGCCGACATCAACGAATTGGAGATTGCTCTGGATCATGCCAACAAG gCTAACGCCGAGGCCCAGAAGAACATCAAGCGCTACCAACAGCAGCTCAAGGACATCCAGACCGCCCTTGAGGAAGAACAGAGAGCCCGTGACGATGCCCGTGAACAGCTGGGTATCTCTGAGCGTCGTGCCAACGCTCTGCAGAACGAACTCGAGGAGTCCCGCACTCTGCTGGAGCAGGCCGACCGCGGCCGTCGCCAGGCCGAGCAGGAACTGGCCGATGCCCACGAACAGTTGAACGAAGTTTCCGCCCAGAACGCTTCCATCTCCGCTGCCAAGAGGAAGTTGGAGTCTGAGCTCCAGACTCTGCACTCTGACCTGGATGAGCTCCTCAACGAAGCCAAGAACTCCGAGGAGAAGGCCAAGAAGGCTATGGTTGATGCCGCCCGCCTGGCTGATGAGCTCCGCGCTGAGCAGGATCATGCCCAGACCCAGGAGAAATTGAGGAAGGCCCTTGAGCAACAGATCAAGGAACTGCAGGTCCGTCTGGATGAGGCTGAGGCCAACGCTCTTAAGGGTGGCAAGAAGGCTATCCAGAAGTTGGAGCAGCGCGTCCGCGAGCTCGAGAACGAGCTGGATGGTGAGCAGAGGAGACACGCCGATGCCCAGAAGAACTTGCGCAAGTCCGAGCGTCGCATCAAGGAGTTGAGCTTCCAGTCTGAGGAGGACCGCAAGAACCACGAGCGCATGCAGGATCTGGTTGACAAGCTGCAACAGAAGATCAAGACATACAAGAGGCAGATTGAGGAGGCTGAGGAAATCGCTGCCCTCAACTTGGCCAAATTCCGCAAGGCCCAGCAGGAGCTCGAGGAAGCTGAGGAGCGTGCCGATCTGGCTGAACAGGCCATTAGCAAATTCCGCGCCAAGGGACGTGCCGGTTCTGTCGGTCGTGGTGCCAGCCCAGCG CCCCGTGCGACATCCGTTAGGCCACAATTCGACGGATTGGCTTTCCCACCAAGATTCGACCTTGCTCCTGAAAACGAATTCTAA